Genomic window (Dasypus novemcinctus isolate mDasNov1 chromosome 10, mDasNov1.1.hap2, whole genome shotgun sequence):
TAGAGAGGTATAAAGAAATGCCATTTGAAATGGACACAGACCTATCTCCCTCTCTGGAAAGCAAAGCATGGGGACGAGAAAAGCAGGATTCTGGATGAACTGAGACGGGGAGGGGAGTGAGATTTAAGAAGCCAGGACCCCTCCACCCCTCCAAACACAGTTATACATACCAATAGATGCTACAAAATTCTCTTCCTTTAAGCTCCTGGTGTCTAGTTCCTTAGGACCCTTTCCTGCAGTACTTGGTGCCCAAGGTCCCAGCTGGGGAACTCTCAGCTGTGCCATAGTCTTTGGGTCTCCCCTGGCAGTCAGGCCAGGATCCTTGCCAACTGGTGTACTGACACTCTCTGTTGGACTTCTTTTCCGCTTGTCTGGTTCTGGGAAAAGATCAATATAAAAAGTAGTCAAATGAGGTTAGTAGGTGGGAAGCAAGGTATGGAGAAGCAAGGATACAGGAGGGTGTGGAATGGAAGAAGTGCAAGGAAAGCCGGCCTCTTATTTGTATGATGGAGAAATATCTGCTATATATAAACACGCACTAGAAAATAAAATCCCAAAGCCTGATGGGAAGCAGCTTGTTGGGAAATCAGTCATAGGGATAAGTAAGCTCCCTTTGGGAGACACGAGGCCCACCTGGCACAATCCCTACCTTTACTGTAGTAGTGGGTCTGAGCGATCTCCAGAAGCCCAAAGATGCTGGCCATGCCGCCCAGACCTGCATGGGCATAGGACTGCTCCAGACTGAGGACTGTACACTTGAGCAGGTCTAACATCCCCTTGTACACCTTTCGGCTGATCTCCTGCAACAATAACCCAGGGGCTAGAGTCGGCAAAATTGCCTTTGGTGCCCATGTCCCACCTGCCAGTTGATTCCAACTCCCAACTCCACACACTGACCACATCTGGGATGATGTCCTGCCGGGAATCCTCCTCTGACTGTACTGTGCGGTTCAGCTTGCTCAGGACAAAGACCCGCAGCTGCTCACTCTCCAGCAGCCGCCGTACCTTCTTCATGTTGAGCCAGCCAACACCCTGGCCATCCAGCACACTGTGCACCACCTCCTTCAGGAACTGCTGGTTCTCACTAGGAGGGTCACATACCACCTCTGTGGTCATCAGCTCCTTTGCAGAGCATTCCCCCTGTCACCACACTAGATATTGCCTCCAGGGCCAAAACACAAAGTCAAGTCTCTAAATGGCCAATTCTAGCACATACCCCACCTCTCCAGATAACCTGGGGTGCCTGAGTACCCACCACAGCTGTTTCACTGTCAACACTGTAAGCTATTATGCTTGCCTGGGATTGAATCAGAATGGGAAGTGCTGGCAGGAAATTCATTTCATCTCTACCCTACTGAGAGCTTTTCTCCCACTCTCGAGTATCCCTAAAGTTTTGTCTAGGAACCACTACCTCTACCCAAGAACTTTGAAATGTGTTCTGCCATTTTTATTACCTAGAATTGCTGGATCGGCCCTGGGGTGATGGaggctctcttttcactgtcGGGCTGTGCTTAATGACAGATGACTTCTGATCCACTAAGGCCCTCCTGTTCCCTATAAGCCgggaagacaggaaagagagataTCACTATCGTAGCTTGGACGCTGGCGTGAGCACAGCCCTGGGCGGCCACGttccacacccactcccctgccGGGCTGGGTGAAGGTGGCACCAGGGCATCACACACAGGTAAAAACCAGCCATGGCAATGTggaggaggtggggatggagacTCAGGCCACTCCACATGCACCAGCAGCAGGCCCCATGGGCAAGCATGGGTGTCACGGGGGACGGGGCAAGGCAGGTCACTCATATGATGCCGCTTGCTCCATGAGGAGGATGGCCCTCAGGCAGGCACGGAAGATGCTAGGAAAAGAGAGGTCATGCACAGCTCACAGGCGAGACCCACCTTCGCCACTCCCGGGGCCGGCGTCAGTAACAATCTCCATTAGAGTATTTAGCCCAAATACTGGGACACAAAATACACAATTAGTAGGTGCACCACAATACCCCAATCCCTGTACCCCTCAATGGAGTTGTAAGTTAGATCATCTGAGCGTAATCACAAAGCTTGAAGAGTGCGTATAACCTGGGTTCTTGGGCACCTCGGAGCTGGAAGCCTGATCCAGGTGATCAGGAATCAAACAAGGCTCTAGGAAAGGCCACCCCTTAAGACCATGGCCTCACAAAACCTGTACGGACAGGGCAAATGACACGAGGAGCCTTTGCGTACTACACAGGCACATGCATGAAGGAGGGACCACTAGGTTTTCATTAAACATCCAGCATGGGGGTCCAGAGGGCTTGCAGGTATGCACAGGGAAGGGCCCTATCTGGCAGGCCCCAtcgtggagtggggtggggttgtGGGGGTACGAGATGGGAGGTGGATGGGAGGTATAAGCGCATCAAATGAGGTGAAGCTTTGGCATGCAATGAAAGAGTTATCAATTGCTCTCCTCTTCAAATGCATCAAAGGGAAAGCCAGGGGCACTAACACCTTTCCTTCCCTAACCCACCAGTCCTGTGTGGGCTCACTGGAGCAGGGCTACTTAAGTTCCTACATCACTAATGAGGAAGTCCTTTTgctcattgattttatttttccatccccAAGAAGGAACATTCCTTCAACTCCTGGCATTTTTATTCACTGGGGATGAGGGGTTACTTAAAGAAAACGTGGTGTTGCTTCTCACTGTACTTCCTACCATAATGAAATATCAGCATAAGATccagaaaaagtaaacaaaagtcAGATTAAATTCAGAAGAGTCCCTCAAACTGCGAGTGATTGCAAAGGAAATTCATGTAAAATCTTAACTGTCTTAGAAGTCAACCAACACTCCCTGGCTGGCCATAGGCCCTAGGTTGGCATGTGGCCAAAGTAAGAGGTTTCGTGACTCTGAGGACACTGCCAGACTCTCCACCACCATCCCCTGGTAGGCCAGCTCCTCAGGATGGGGTTCATTCTGAAGTTCAGGCAGTAGGGACCAGGCAGATGACTAGTGGTACCTGGTGATCCCTGTTAATCACGTACCTCTGACAAAAGTTCCCCCAGAAGCAGCACTCATCCCACAGATGTCAGTGTCCTAGATGACATAACAGGGCCTTTTTTAGCTACAAAGGTAGTTCCCATCTGAcaaacatcagaaaccatgatgTGCAGTGAAAGCCATGAGAAGCCATAAAGGGAAACAGCCAGGTCAGATGAGTCATCATACACGGGGCTCCTGACAAGCACCATTGGCTAAAATAACTCCCAGAGAATCCTGGTTTGGCAAAAGGGGAGCTGCAGTTACCTTTCAGACTAGGGAAGGGCGTGGTCTTCTCTCGGGCACCTTTGGTGGGCAGCGTGAGGTTGGAAAGACTGAAGCTTGTACTATGGTTCCGATATAGGCTGCCTATCAATGGGAAGGCGTGAGAGCCATGAGTTAGGGGGATAAAACGATCAGGGCATTGCACTTCAATGACTttatcatcttcacctccctcctCTGCAAACGTAATCTCAGTGCCTCTTTCATGGAAAGGATCAAGTCTAACTTAAGGAGCCACTGCCAGGATTGCTCACAACCCAGTAACAATTCTAATTACCACCCATAATAATGGCCGAGTCCCTCATGCCCTGCTTATATAGCCTGAAAGCCAGGAGTCACTGTGCCTCAGAGCTGAAGTTGGTGTGGTCTCTGGCTTCTGAAAACACTAGCAATCCCAATTATCCCCTGGGTTGGCTCTCTGTAATCCCTAGTCTGTTGACATCTGTACCAATACCATCCCTCAAAACTGGAAATATTCTCTTATGTAAAAAAGTCAATCTCATATAGATTTCAAAGCATGTTATGAAAAAGCCCCTCATCATGTAGAAAAGATTTTCGATAAACACCCAAACCAAATGTGACCAAAATATTTCCACAAAATTTATGTACAAACGTATGATTTTGAATACAATGCATATTTTTCAGTTGACCATTCAGCTGCCTTACCAGAAACAGACTGAAGCCTCCAGCTGTAAAGGTAATGACGAGCTGTCCTTGTCCTTTATTGACCTCACCTGTAAGTACCTTATTTGTATCATCCAAATGATCTGAATCAGGGCTTGGTAATGCCAACTCAGCCCTAATTCTAAAGTCctaagcaccatttgctgaagccAGGCCCTACTGCTGAGAAAATGGACCAGAAGAATGAGTGAGCTTAAGGCACTTACTGGCGAAAGACATGATGCCCCCGAAGCCCTCGGTGCTGTTGTTGGAGACGGTGGAGGTGGGAGAACTTGCTCTTGAGTCTGACTCTGCATCTGAGTCACTTGCCAGTTTCAAGCTGTTGGGCCGCAGCAGCTTTTGAGCCCTTGGAATGCACAGTGGCACCTATGAGCCCCAGGCTGGGGTACCTAATCCTGGGAGTGTGGGCCTTAAGCTACACTGCAGTCACCTCTCCCTTCCCTAGATCAGAGTACCACCCTCTGGGGATGGCAGGACCACGAGAGCATTCAGACTTCTCAGGCTCTCTGATTAACCCTCACCCAGGGTCCACTTTAGTGAGGTCCTTCAGTCTACCACCTAGAAGGGATCCCCAGGCTCTCACCGATTGCCATTGACATGTTGGCTGAATCGGGGAGTGTAACTTTCCCCCTGCTCCTCATCATCTTCCTCAGGGGGAAAGCCATATTGGGGCTCGAAGTATGGATTGTCATAGGTTGGCCGGCGCACTGACCCCTCTCCAATTTCTGTCTGATGCTTGTCCACGTTCGACTTGCCAATGCTGGGAGGCACGGTAGGGAGGGGCTTGGAGACACCTACTGCTGTCTTATCATCCATCTCTGCCGAGTCAGCAGGTTCCTAAGGGCCATATTAAATAAAAAGTAGTCACCTGGTGTCCAGCGATGCCTTCCTATGTTCTCAGTTTGGCTGGGCCAGGCCCAGCCTGTCAGATTCTCAGCCCaaggaatgcatgggaaaaaaaatctctgtgACACCCCTGTTCTCTGTCATCATAAACTCTATAAGGGGGATCTTAGCTACACCCTGAACAAAGCCCAGTAACCTCCTACTGGAATCAAAACTGTTTCCGATAGGCTCTAAGCTATAGGATCTAAGGGAAAAGATAGGAAGGCTGTGAGAAAAAAGGCAAATTAATGGTTACAACGTGGCTTTCCTAATGGAGATGAGGCCCACATCCCAAGCAGCTCTCACTTGTCCACCCCTCCAAAGTCTCACGTACAGAGTTGGCTCCGTGGATGACAGTGCTGGGGCTACTGCTGGCGGTGGTGCTGGAGCTAGAGCGCAGTGGGGGGTTTTCCTGGGTGTTCTCGCCATCTGGACCAGGCTCTTCTGCTTCCTTCTGGTTCTGCAGCTCATCAATCTCTACCTCACTGGCATCCCCCAGTGCCGCATGTGTCAGAGGATCCATATCTGTCAAAGCCCAAGGATGGCAGGTATATATACCACCCCAGAACCCCTGAGCTGGCCAATTCCACAACCCCCTCCAGGACACTTACTAGGAGTATCACCATTGATATCGCATTTCATCATCTCGCTGACAAAGTCACCAAGGGATGAGTAGGAAGAACTTGAGTCATCGTAATCCATACTATCACTACCACTGCAGAATGAAGaacagaaaaaacagaaagaaggggCAAAGAAAAGAATCATCAGACTGctttaagggaaagaaaaaggtgAGCACCCCTATCTCAAGaccaaggaacaaaataaaataaggaagccAAGAAAAAACTATCAGCCAAAATATAACCCAAGGCTTCAAAGACTGATCAAAACCTTCCGAGATTTTGCCCCATTGTGCTAAAGAAGCGCTGGTGAGAGCTTCCTGGCCTTAAAGAAGTGTTCTGCTGTCATAAGAGACTGCTCACCTGTCATCAGTTGGGTCAGAGTCAGAGGCACGTTCTGGTGGCATACTCAGCGCGTCAGCCATCTGAGAATTGCTATCATAGACTCGGTAATGGATGGGCTGCAGCTGATGAGCATACCACTTTGGCTTGTCACCAATCAGGGCTGGATCGAACATATCTACCCaaggagggtggggtgggaagaaCAGCATTAGCAGCACGGGGAAAAAAGGCAAGCAGGAAAAGTCTAAAGCAAACAGGAACAGAAGGGGCAGCTCAAAGATGAGAAAGGGAAAAGGCAAAAGGAAGAGCAATCAGGACAAAGGCAGAAGGTGGGCCAAGCAGAGGGCAGGGGGACTCACTGTTGTGAATTCGCTGGAAGGCATAGTTGGTGGGATTAAGGATCCATTCTCCAAAGTACTCCACAGCCTGAGTCCTGGCCAATTTCTCAGCAAAAGCAGTCTGCCGGGGACGTGAGGCTAGAAAGGAGCCAGCTTGAAAAGCTACCACAGGTCGAGGGAAGAGACGCAGGGTACGTGTGTGCATCTGAAAGCCCTGTAGCACGTTGGGGGAGTTGAAGAAACGTACCATGGCCACTCTGGGGAAGAAGGGGGTGGTGAGATCATCTGAGTCCCAAACACTGCTGGGTAAGAAGGCCCAAGATCCAAAATCACCCCCCAAAGCCATCGGTTAACAGGATTCCAAAATCAAAGCAAGAGATACCTTCAAGAATTCTCCATCTCTCCACCCAAGGTTTAAAAGGCCTAAGAGTGTAATGAACTCTTTCCTCTTTGCTTTAAGAGAGATGGCAAATACAAGTCAAATATCATACCCactttataaataaagaaattctGGCTTAGGGAAGTAGTCTGCTCCAAGATcactgagagagaaagagaccaaCTTAAGAATGTGTGATTGCAGAGTCTGCTTGGTCTTACCTGGTAGCAACATCCACAGAATCTACATCATTGCCATAGATGAGTGGATTGAATTCAGTGGAAGGAGTGGACTGCAGGTCATTAGAAGGCCTTCCCAAGAGAAGTGGGATATCCTGGCCCTCATGAAATTTCTCTAGATTGAGGATGGGCTGGGTGTTGAGACTCATGCTGGCTAGGGCCTATGGAATAAGAAGAAATCCTCATACAAGGCAGATTTCTGGGAGACAAGCCAATAGCATCTCCTAGGAAAGAGGCTTCTTAAAGTTTCCATATCACACTCTCCGCTGAAAAATTTCTGCAACAAAGAACTGTGCTAATATGCAGATCAAGGCCAACCCTTCAAGCCTTAATCTTTGAAATAagaatccaagtttttagtttcTGAAAAATAATCTAATTGTGTAAATTTTCAGCTCAAGCCAACGTAGCTCAAAGCAACCTGACCAGATCTGAAGTCTAGGGCAATGGTTTTCAAACCTTAATCATGAAATCTTGTTATTCAATTGAAATCTCATGTGGTGATATAAACAGCTGAAACATGTAAAAGCAGAGCTTCTCCGAAGGGCACAAGGACATAGGCTGAAGGACATAGGAACCAGAGCCTCAGGGCATAGTGCTCCCAACCTAAACCAGCCcctaagaggcttcaaagtgcAGTCTGAAAGTTACTGGTCTAGACTAGCAGAGCCCAAACTTAATGAGCATAGGAATGACTTAAGGATGTTAAAATTCAGATTCTAATTCAATAAATCTGGGGtgattgtacattttttaaaatcaattttattgatacctattcataaaaattacaatccatccaaagtgtactaattctgcatttttaacaagcccAGGTGATGCCAATGCTGCTGGTCTATTCACCACACTTTAAGTAGCAAGGATCAGAATACAGGGTCAATGAGCCCAGGGATCTTAGCTCCTATAAACATGTGAAGTATAATCCCATATATCAGCCCTTTCATACTAAGGCAATCATCAAGCATGAAACACCAGCAAGGAAAGACAGAGAGATTTCTGAATTTGTAATTCTCACCAGATTCTGTGGTAAAAGATATCATATTATATCCGCAGCAATGAAACAAGTGATACAAAAGGACCCATTTAAATCCAAATAGGTATCACCTAGAGCAGGGGTTTTatcaaggggtccatgagcttgaatagaaattaaaaaaacaacaacattattcttgtgggatgtgttggtgcaggcatgatatatttattaaataacacacagtataatgtggacttagtaaggggtccatggttttcatctgactggcaaaagggtccatggaacaaaaaaggttaagaacccctgaccaagggaagcagacttggctaaCTGCtggaacatccgcctaccacgtgggaggtccagggttcaaacccagggtctcctgacccgtgtggtgagctggttcatGCGCAGTGcggatgcacacaaggagtgccctgccacagaggagtgtcccccgcgtaggggagccccacgcacaaggagtgtgccccgtaaggacagccaccccccGTGAAAGTGCACCCTAtgtgctgacgcagcaagatgacacaacaaaaggagacacagattcccagtgctgctgacagccATGCacgtggacacagaacacacagcaaatggacacggagagcagacaactggcgaggtggggaggggagagatataaataaaaataaataaataaatcttcaaaaaaaaaaaaaaagcctgaccAAGAGGTACTACTAAATACCTCAGACAACACACAGGGAGATTCCTGAAGATCTTTCAGAACAGAGCAAGGATTCCTAAAATTAAATACAGTGCTATCTACTGGTGGTCCTACATAACACATAGAGCAGGACAAGGAAGTGGAGCCTTGTCATGTTTTACCTTCAGGTACTGTACTCAGCAtgcagaagaggaagaaaaaaatccatcaatGTAAGTGGACTTAAGGGACAACTCAAAAAAAGGAACTTTTGAAGGAAGGATTCTATAGGGACCTAGGGATagattcaaaaagaaaatataaaaaagtcaGATTGCCCAAACTACTACCATCTTACAAGACTGAGAGCGCTCCAAGGCCAAAAAGAATGGCAGGTATGGCAAGAAATGGGAATTGATGAGTTGTTTTATATTGCATTGTAATATAATTAGAGGGTAGGAGGGTATTAAATGAATTAGAAGGAATCTAAAAGGCACTTTTTGAGATAATATTCACCCTGCCACCCAGAAATGGGATACAACTCTCCTTAGGCTTCCTACTGCCCACTCAAGGCATAAAATCTGCACCACCTGAAGTTTGAAAGGAAGCTGGCTCTTAGAATAACTGTCTTTCTACCGCAATCCTGTATCATCTAttgcttccctttattttcttcattctttactTGCCTGCTTTAAATGTTTTTTCAGCTCTAATGATTCTGGTTCTGGCAGGATAGGTAGCACTTCTGCATTGGTTGGGGCAATCACCTGCACAAGAGGAAAGATAATAGGCATGTTCTTAGAATTGCTCAGGAGTTTCTCTTACATAACGGTAAATAGAAGAGGAAGTCGTATATACAATATTATCAGGGTACATATGAATTCATGCACACTACATATACTCATATATCTGATATACATACATATCTGAACGGAAATATATCTAAGTGTTATTGGTGATTATCTCAGGATAATAGGATTAcagtttttgctttcttctttacatttatttgtatttgctaAAGTTACAATGAATATATGTAAGGGTATCCTTGAGTCTATTACACTGCAGAATGTCAATAtaagtttgttctttttccccAAGTCTCCATCAAAAGACAGCTTCTTAATGGAAACCAGGCCCCAGGAAAGCCATCAGGAGATGACCTACACCATATGCAATGGTCTGGCAGCCACACCTGCCCTACTGCTCTTGGAGCATGCAGGAGGGGCACTTAGTTCTGGCAAAACTGAATCTTAAAATTCTTTGAGTCCTAACCAAGAGCCTTTTTAGACAACTTACTAGCCAATGAAGTAAAagcagaattgaaaaaaaatggattCAATGAGTCTCATAATAGAAAATAACCCACAACTTAGGTGCCTCTCCTGAGAGCAGTATAGAAAAACAGAACATAATCCTATTCCAGATCCTACAAATGTCTCAGCCAGGAACCTCACCCTACTGCTGTCCAGATCCACTAGCCACACATCATCAGGCATTTTAAAGTCCAGTTTGTAGAGGAAAAAGCTGGCAGGGACCCCAATGATGTATGGGGTTGGAGCCAGCAGCAGCtgtggaaaagagagagaggataagaaacaaagaataaaactTAGCATGATCAATTCCACTTAATGAGTCAGGATTTTTCTATATATGGAAGTTGAGGTCTACAATCCCTTTTCCAAAACTCTTCAAGGTTACATTATGTAACACCTGCAGCAAGGTTGGGGCCCACAGCCTATAATCATTAACATCAATAAAGCATTGGTTTTGCCACCAAAACAGTACTGGTCAGGTTAGATTTTGCTGATAAGTGATTGAGCACTAGTACTGACTGATGACTTCCTTGGGCACTGACTAAGCCCTCTCCCTCAgggagatgagaaatcagcacttaatcttattgggtatctcttgtatgtgattcattgcttttctcttgctgctctcagatttctctttgtctctgacattttgattagtatgtgtcttggagtaggtctattaggatttatttggATTGAAGTATGTTGTACTACTTGGACATGGAAaattatgtccttcaatagggctggacAGAGTTGGGAAGAGTAGAGGTGACAAAGCCAGAAAAGACTCACCTGCTCTGCTGATGCCATGCAGGTGGGAAGCAGTGGGATTACAGGAAACATATACTCCAGGGGGTAAATCATTGCCACGAATGCCATCACAGACATGGAGAGTGCATTGTAGTCTCGGGACTGTAGCACCATCTGCCACAAGCCATACCATAAGGATCACTCAAGAGTAGAATATAAGAAGTAGGAGAAAACACCTTCCAACACTGTACTTTAGTTTCTGTTCCACCATCCCTCCAGCTCTAGGAGCTCGGCTTCCACAATTACCAGTGCCCAATGCCCCAGCTGGCTTGCCACCTCCCAACCCAAGCACCACTGTCATCCTCTTGGGAATCACTCCTTTACTGTCCTAGTTCTTGTacacatacgcacacacacacccccaactCAGGATCACTCACTGAAACAGAACTTTTGATATTTTCAGAGAATTAGGTCAATAAAGTTAGGGATAATTCAACTGAGTAGCAAGCCTGTGAACATATTCCCACACAATACCAGTACCATAATTCAACCCACACCCACTGAGTACCTGCTGTATATCAGGCATCATGTTACCTCCTAGAGACGAAGCAATAAAAAATATGCAGAGATGCAAACTCTGTCTTGAAAGAACACATGGTCTAGCCTCTGCCATTCTTCAAAGCCCTTCCCCTAGAAAGCTGGCCCTCTCACCTTGTGCTCTAACAGGATGCAGGTTAGCACCTGAAGACAGGCGTCTACACCCAGAAGTTCCAAGGGAAGGTGTAATGGAAAATCCACTAGGGTGAATCGAGAGGGGTCTGGGAGAGCAAAGGTCAGAGCTGGCTGAAGCTCCTGGGGTAGGACCTCAATGTCCACTCGCTTCTGCCCAGAGATGGGTACTGGGGAGCGCAGTAGTCGATAGATCCAGGCCTcaatttctcgaaggtcatgcAGAAGGGCACTTGACTTCTCTTCCACAAGCAACGATCCAGTAAAAATGCGCCACATGGTGTCCCTGGAGAACAAACAGCAGGAAGAAGACACGTAAGCATCAGAGGCTGATACCCCACAGCAACCCAATATAATTAGAGGGAGTATTATGATGACAATTGGAAAAGGAGCATCAACAGGAAAGCCCACTCTTTTGGCTCAGACACTACCAGAGGTTATATATGAAGGAGTGAAAAAGTATGCAAAGAATGTATATgtgataaaatatttaggaataaatttaactaaggatgtaaaggacttgtacacagaaaactataaaacattactgaaagaaattaaaaaagatctaataaatgaaaggatatcccatgttcatggattggaaaattagATATTGTTAAAATGTTGTGATGGATTGAACTGCGCatcccagtttggacatgttcttggtcttggtagCATTCTGGTGGCTGTGGACTcactgtaaataagatctcttgggaagtggatgtggcttaagcagttgggtgcctgcctcctgcatgggaggtcccggattcagttcccagtaccgcctaaagaagataagacagcaaactgatgcgACAGctagctgatgcaaaaagatgatgcaacaagatgacacaacaagatgatgcaacgaagagacacaataaggaaaacaataagagacacaacaaccaGGAgcaggtggctcaagccattgggtgcctcccttccccatgggaagtccctggttcagtttctggtgcctcctaaaaagaagataagcacacaacaaacagacacagagagcagacagcaagagcaaaacaaaaaggggcaggggagaaaaacaaattaattaaataaattaaaaataaataaataaaataagatagcttcaagatgttacttcagttaagatgtggcccagctTAATCAGGTTGGGCTTAAACCggattgctggagtcctttataagcagtgGGAAAGTCAGACGGAGAAGGAAGCATGGGGAgtaaccagaagctggaagtcaatggaacccagaagagaaaggagaagatgccacggtatacattgccatgtgaaggaaaagtcaaggaacgagtattgccagcagccagcccctgcatgccacagtcttcaggcaGAATGATTGccttgccaataccttgattttggacttcacctagcctcaaaaccataagccaataaatccctattgCTAAGCCACCATATTataaggtatttgttttagcagttggaaaactaaaacagatgtcaattctacccaaagcaatttacagattcaatgctatACCATTCagaattccaatagccttctttgcaaaaatggaaaagccaatcagcaaattcatatggaagggtaaggggtcttaAATacccaaaatcatcttgaaaaagaacaaagccaGGGGATtcacactttccaatttcaaaacttattacaagctacagtaatcaaaacagtttggtactggcacaaggaaagacatacaaaccaatggaaatgaattaagagttcataaataaaccttcacattgatggtcaattgattttttacaagagtgttaagtccactcaatggggaaagaacagtttcttcaacaaatggtactgggaaaactggatatccaaaagcaaaataatgaaagtgtacccctacctcataccatatacaaaaattaactcaaaatggatcaaagacctaatataagaACTGAAACCATACTTGAAAAAAACACAGGAGCCATCTTCAGGATCTTATACTTGGCAACAGACTCTTAGACTTTACaccgaaagaaaaaatagataaattggatttcattaaatttaaaaaacttttgtgcatcagagGACATTATcataaagtaaaaagacaacctacagaatgtgagaaaatatttggaaactatatatctggTAAGGATTTAACATCAAGTGTTTATAAAGAaatactagggaagcagattggctcaactgataagagtgtctgcctaccatataggaggttcaggatttgaacccagggcctcctgacccatgtagtgagctggcccacactcagtgctgccatgcgcaag
Coding sequences:
- the MADD gene encoding MAP kinase-activating death domain protein isoform X29, whose product is MVQKKKFCPRLLDYLVIVGARHPSSDSVAQTPELLRRYPLEDHTEFPLPPDVVFFCQPEGCLSVRQRRTSLRDDTSFVFTLTDKDTGVTRYGICVNFYRSFQKRMPKEKGEGGAGSRGKEGARVTCASDEVGTESSESGSSLQPPSADSTPDVNQSPRGRRRAKGGTRSRNSTLTSLCVLSHYPFFSTFRECLYTLKRLVDCCSERLLGKKLGIPRGVQRDTMWRIFTGSLLVEEKSSALLHDLREIEAWIYRLLRSPVPISGQKRVDIEVLPQELQPALTFALPDPSRFTLVDFPLHLPLELLGVDACLQVLTCILLEHKMVLQSRDYNALSMSVMAFVAMIYPLEYMFPVIPLLPTCMASAEQLLLAPTPYIIGVPASFFLYKLDFKMPDDVWLVDLDSSRVIAPTNAEVLPILPEPESLELKKHLKQALASMSLNTQPILNLEKFHEGQDIPLLLGRPSNDLQSTPSTEFNPLIYGNDVDSVDVATRVAMVRFFNSPNVLQGFQMHTRTLRLFPRPVVAFQAGSFLASRPRQTAFAEKLARTQAVEYFGEWILNPTNYAFQRIHNNMFDPALIGDKPKWYAHQLQPIHYRVYDSNSQMADALSMPPERASDSDPTDDSGSDSMDYDDSSSSYSSLGDFVSEMMKCDINGDTPNMDPLTHAALGDASEVEIDELQNQKEAEEPGPDGENTQENPPLRSSSSTTASSSPSTVIHGANSEPADSAEMDDKTAVGVSKPLPTVPPSIGKSNVDKHQTEIGEGAQKLLRPNSLKLASDSDAESDSRASSPTSTVSNNSTEGFGGIMSFASSLYRNHSTSFSLSNLTLPTKGAREKTTPFPSLKGNRRALVDQKSSVIKHSPTVKREPPSPQGRSSNSSENQQFLKEVVHSVLDGQGVGWLNMKKVRRLLESEQLRVFVLSKLNRTVQSEEDSRQDIIPDVEISRKVYKGMLDLLKCTVLSLEQSYAHAGLGGMASIFGLLEIAQTHYYSKEPDKRKRSPTESVSTPVGKDPGLTARGDPKTMAQLRVPQLGPWAPSTAGKGPKELDTRSLKEENFVASIGPEVIKPVFDLGETEEKKSQISADSGVSLTSGSQRTDADSVTGVSPAVMIRSSSQDSEVSTVSNSSGETLGADSDLSSNAGDGPGGEGGAHLASSRGTLSDSEIETNAATSAIFGKAHGLKPGVKEKLVGSPVRSSEDVSQRVYLYEGLLGRDKGSMWDQLEDAAMETFSISKERSTLWDQMQFWEDAFLDAVMLEREGMGMDQGPQEMIDRYLSLGEHDRKRLEDDEDRLLATLLHNLISYMLLMKVNKNDIRKKVRRLMGKSHIGLVYSQQINEVLDHLANLNGRDLSIRSSGSRHMKKQTFVVHAGTDTNGDIFFMEVCDDCVVLRSNIGTVYERWWYEKLINMTYCPKTKVLCLWRRNGSETQLNKFYTKKCRELYYCVKDSMERAAARQQSIKPGPELGGEFPVQDMKTGEGGLLQVTLEGINLKFMHNQVFIELNHIKKCNTVRGVFVLEEFVPEIKEVVSHKYKTPMAHEICYSVLCLFSYVAAVRSSEEDLRTPPRPVSS